The Dyella sp. 2HG41-7 genomic interval GGCTGGAACGGCTTAGGCATCGTGGTGCAGGCGTACTCCAAGCGCACGCCGTTTGTGATCGATTGGCTGATCGAAACCGCGCGCGCCACGGGTCGCCGCTGGTACGTGCGCCTGGTGAAGGGCGCGTACTGGGACGCCGAGGTGAAACGCGCGCAGGAACTTGGCCTGTCCGGTTATCCGCTCTACACACGCAAGCCGAACACCGACGTGTCGTATCTCGCCTGTGCGCACAAGTTGTTCGATGCGGGCAGCGATTTGATCTATCCGCAATTCGCCACGCACAACGCGCACACCATCGCCGCCGTGCATCACGTTTCGCGCGGACGTCCGTTCGAATTCCAGCGCCTGCACGGCATGGGCACGGATTTGTACGCCGAAGTGATCGGCAAAGAGAACCTCAACGTGCCGTGCCGCGTGTATGCGCCGGTGGGTACGCACGAAGATCTGCTGCCTTACCTGGTGCGTCGTTTGCTGGAGAACGGCGCCAACACCAGCTTCGTCAATCGCGTGGTGGACGAAACACTGCCGGTGCGCGATCTCGTGGCCGATCCCTGCGAAACGGTGCGCCGCTTCGCTTCCATTTCGCATCCGCGCATTCCTCTGCCGGTCAATCTCTTCGGTGACACTTCTGCGCTCGCGCAGAACTCCAATTTTGTATCCAGGAAGAATTCTATGGGCGTTAATTTCTCCAACGACAACGAACTGAAGGCTCTCGCCGAGGCGGTCAACGCCAAGTCCGGTCCGTGGACCGCGACGCCGCTGGTGCCGGGCGCGCAAAGCAACGGCCCCACGGTGCAGGTCACCAATCCGGCCGATCGCCGCCAAGTGGTGGGCAGCTACGTCAGCGCGGATGCCGCGCTTGTCGACAAGGCGCTCGCCAACGGCGTCGCCGCCCAACCGAATTGGGATCGTCTGCCGGCCGCCAGCCGCGCCGCGATTCTTGAACACGCTGCGGAATTGCTCGAAGCGCGCCGTGGCGAATTTATCGCGCTGTGCGTGCGCGAAGCCGGCAAGAGCCTGCCCGATTCGATCGCCGAAATTCGCGAAGCGGCCGACTTCCTGCGTTACTACGCCGCCATGGCGCGTCGCTTGTTCGGCCATCCGGAGCAACTGCCCGGTCCGACTGGCGAGAGCAATCAGTTGTTCCTCAACGGTCGCGGCGTGTTCGTGTGCATCAGCCCATGGAACTTCCCGTTGGCGATTTTCCTGGGCCAGGTTTCCGCCGCGCTCGCCGCCGGCAACAGCGTGATCGCCAAGCCTGCGGAACAAACCAGCCTGATCGGTTACGTCGCCGTGCAGTTGCTGCACGAAGCGGGCGTGCCGACCGATGTGCTGCAGTATCTTCCGGGCGATGGCGCCGTCGTGGGCGCAGCGCTCACCAAAGATCCGCGCGTTTCAGGCGTCGCATTTACCGGCTCCACCGAAACCGCGTGGGCGATCAATCGCACGCTCGCCGCGCGCAATGCGCCGATCGCCGCGCTGATCGCTGAAACGGGCGGCCAGAACGCAATGATCGCCGACTCTTCCGCATTGCCGGAGCAGGTGGTCAAAGATGTGATCGCCTCCGCGTTCCAATCTGCCGGCCAGCGTTGCTCCGCCGCGCGCGTGCTATTCGTGCAGGAAGACATCGCGGACAAAGTCGT includes:
- the putA gene encoding bifunctional proline dehydrogenase/L-glutamate gamma-semialdehyde dehydrogenase PutA — its product is MRHAIVTQPILTSELPTAIEPARARITAAWLRDETEAVNDLLAQATLPPVEREKVIDLAADLVTRVRARVKDQSAVESFMRQYDLSSEEGVLLMCVAEALLRIPDKATADKLIRDKLGDANWKKHLGQSESLFVNASTWGLMLTGKLVNLAEETRHDFTGALRRLVGRAGEPAIRLAVRQAMRIMGHQFVMGQTIGEALDRCAKPEYAVYRYSYDMLGESALTAETAERYQQDYRNAIAAIGSRGPFANHTDAPSISVKLSALHPRYELMNRERARRDLTAKLLELSQLAMKQGIALSVDAEEADRLELSLDIIGDVFAHPSLQGWNGLGIVVQAYSKRTPFVIDWLIETARATGRRWYVRLVKGAYWDAEVKRAQELGLSGYPLYTRKPNTDVSYLACAHKLFDAGSDLIYPQFATHNAHTIAAVHHVSRGRPFEFQRLHGMGTDLYAEVIGKENLNVPCRVYAPVGTHEDLLPYLVRRLLENGANTSFVNRVVDETLPVRDLVADPCETVRRFASISHPRIPLPVNLFGDTSALAQNSNFVSRKNSMGVNFSNDNELKALAEAVNAKSGPWTATPLVPGAQSNGPTVQVTNPADRRQVVGSYVSADAALVDKALANGVAAQPNWDRLPAASRAAILEHAAELLEARRGEFIALCVREAGKSLPDSIAEIREAADFLRYYAAMARRLFGHPEQLPGPTGESNQLFLNGRGVFVCISPWNFPLAIFLGQVSAALAAGNSVIAKPAEQTSLIGYVAVQLLHEAGVPTDVLQYLPGDGAVVGAALTKDPRVSGVAFTGSTETAWAINRTLAARNAPIAALIAETGGQNAMIADSSALPEQVVKDVIASAFQSAGQRCSAARVLFVQEDIADKVVGMLAGAMGELKVGDPGQLSTDVGPVIDNDALKILTDHAARMDKEAKKVAEAKLDPAATSNGTFFAPRAYEILSLGVLQREIFGPVLHVIRWNGNDLPKVIDAINATGYGLTLGVHSRIDDTVEYIRSHARVGNCYVNRNQIGAVVGVQPFGGESLSGTGPKAGGPHYLLRFAGERTLTINTTAAGGNASLLTIGE